From the genome of Magnolia sinica isolate HGM2019 chromosome 12, MsV1, whole genome shotgun sequence:
GACGCGATTCATTTCACCACGTGGGCCTCGAAAAGCCAAACTCGACAATTAATGGTGGTGAACTCACACCCGCATTTCATCATTACTCGTGTGTGCGGAAAATGAtaacatttcatgggctaccaagtcaaataaaaacaaaaatcgaACCGGATCATTTCGGTTATCCGTTAGATGCACTTCTTTTATGTATCCATCAAGCTttcaagaaatggatggatggatggttgagatttgtATATAAAAAAGTGATTCTTTGTTAATATAAGAGATCAACGAATGAATATTTAAAACTGTTGAGACGAACTATTTCATAGAAATGAAATTGATCGACCGACAGTCGACAGATGGGTAAAATGCTTCACAACATCTTTTCAATGGGTTTCTTTTTCTTagcagagagaagagagagagcacgCATGACTGGCCGAGGAGGGAATGAATCTGCAGTAGCCGAGGGTGAACTGAAGAACTTTCCACATGACATCGAAAGTGCTGGTGAAAAACTCTTTGATTGCATTACAAATCCCAAAGTCTCTTTTATTCGGGGGTTTGAGGGAGTGGGGAGATGGAGCATTGCCGAATATCTAATTCGAAAGTCAAAACATGTCTTCGATCTACAAATACCGGTAAAGCTACTAGGAGAGGATTTTAGTCTTCAAAAGGCGCAGAAGGAAATTGCGAGCAAATTGGGGATGACGACGTCAACGGATGGTGACAGTGTTGACGAAGATGGAATAGATACCGAAACTGCGACTGAAATCTGTACTTATTTGATGGGGCAGAAGTTCTTGCTTGTGATAGGAGATGTGCTGAAAGATATCGATTTCAAACTTATTGGAGATCCACATCTCAGAAAGGTATTGCAAAATGGTTCCGAGATTGTATTCGTCGGACCCAATGACTTGAAATCCAATGTGGCCATTAAGTTAGAGGACTTGTCGATGGACATGTTACGAGCAGAGGCATCAGATATTGCTAATTCTCCTCTGATCAAGGGCATTTTCACTCCTGACACTGTCCTGGATTGCTTCTTTTACCTCTTGCTTTTCCCGGATTTCTCGATTGGTGTTGTATGGCTGAGATGGCGTTGGAGAGCTGAAGGATTTATTATCACGGAAGAGGGTGAAGAAGAGGATTTGATGATGTTCGACAAGGTGGACGCTCTGTTGAGGGAGCTTCATGTTCGTTCCAAGGTCGTGTACGATTATCCAAATGTGAAAATGCCAAAATCGTTAGCTGAGAAAGCTAAATCTCTGGTGACATCGAGACAGAGAAGAGCTTCAACTCATGGTAGATTCTGGATTGAAGATGGTTCCCTAccaatggaggatgatgaggtggAAGACATTCAGAGGATGGTGGTATTGAAAATTCCAAAACTTTCACCTCTTCCTCAAAAATGCTCCAAACTCTCCACTTTATTTCTTTCTGGaggagatcttatgatcgagatACCAGAAACCTTCTTTGAGCAAATTCAAGGCCTCCGTGTCCTCCATCTTGATGGCATAGTAAACGAATCTATTCCCAAATCTGCTTCCTGCTTGCACAAtctcagatttttgaggctgTCAAGCTGCCCTCATTTACAAACACTCCTCTCTTCATTTCAGATTTTTGATAAACTCGAGTCCCTAGAACTTTCAGATGGATTTTATTCTATCCCATCAATACCAGATGAAATCTTTCAGCACATGAAAAACCTCCGTTATCTCCATCTTGATGAAATGCAAATCACTTCACTGCCTTCCTCGATTTCCATGCTTCACAACTTGCGGCAGCTCTGTTTAACTGACTTCAAATATTTAGAAAGAATCCCAGATGAGTTCTTTGAGGATTTGAGGCAGCTTCGTACCCTCGACCTACGTGGGAATTCTACGATGGAATCTCTACCATCTTCAATCTCCGGATTGGTCAATCTTAAGGAACTCATATTGTTTGAGTGCTCTTCCTTAAAGATGAATTTGCTGCCTCATTTACGAAAGCTCTCAAAACTTGAGGTGCTTGTCATTCCAAGCTGTCAGTCCGACTATTACCAAGATTATCGTTTATCAAAGGGAGGTATCTTGCCAAAACTCAGACATGTTGGGATTTCTGGAATAAATACCATTCCAAGTTTGTCCGTTAAAGGTGATCTAACCAGAGATTCTGTAAATTTAGCTATGATGGAAAGACTTGAAGTGCTTGATCTTTCGAGTACCAATCTCAAAACACTGCCTGAGAAAATGTCCGAAGCACCTCATCTAAAGCGCCTGGACATGCTAGACATGAAGCAAATTCGCAAAATCAACTGGGATGATATCACTACTGAGCTCGAAGAGCTCAACCTTAGCCAGTGTGGAGACTGGGAATCATTAAATGTCAACGAACGACCAGGAGAGAGAGGTGGGGCTCGTATAAGGGTAAGAAATTCCAAGCTCTTACAATCTTTCAGCCCATCCACAAAACTGTGGGATTCAAAATGCTTCTCTCGATTCCACATCTACATCGCTCCTTGCCAAGAAGACGAACAAGAAAGAGGTAAATCCATCCATCTCCAGAGAAAGCAATTCACATATGACAACATTCATTCCAAGATCCGAACAACTGACTTACCAGATCCGGGAAGCCATTTTGACAAGTGCTTAGAGATCAGAGGAGGTCGTACGTCCCCAAGCGGTATCCATGGTGTTCTCAGTTGTGTGGAATTACTCACTCTGCGCGACAATGCGGCGATCCAAAGATTATCAGAAATGGGTGATGTCGATAAAATGAAGGAACTGAAAGAATGTCGGATCAAGAGGTGCGAGCAGATGGAGATTTTCTTTGAAGGAGATAATGCAAGTTCCGACTGTTTAAGTCACCTTGAAAAGATATGGATGTCGAACCTTGCAAGACTGAGGAGCCTGTGTGAGGGAACATATGCAAGCCGGAGCTTTGCACTTCTAAAGCACATACATTTGGACTATTGCCTGAGACTGGTCACCGTCTTCTCCTCTAGTGTATTCCTTCAAAGCCTGGAGACGCTTGAGATCAAATACTGCTCTAAACTGAAGACTGTGTTTGAAGGGGACACTGCGGCAGAAGGCTCACTGCAACGACTACACACGGTGTTTCTATGGGAGCTACCAAGGCTAGAGAGTATCTGTCATGGCACGTACTTGTCGGCATTGAAGAAGCTGCAGGTGAGGGGATGTGGGATTTTGAAGAAGCTTCCTCTTCGAGCTGGCGACATGGCTGCTGCTTCTACTTCCACTGGTGGTGGTAGAGTGGATGTGGAAGGAGAGTCGGAATGGTGGGACCGTCTCAAGTGGGAAGATAAGAGGATTCAGCACCTCATCAACTTCAAGGATCCGCGCCCTTTTACCCGGCGTAGATGATTCTTCTCTCTTTCTGGCTGTGATGAAAGGTTCAGATcctgttttccttttctttcttttattttttattttatttgtatgtGTACAGAGGTTGCATGTGTGAATTTATATATTTAGCTTTGATGGATAACAGGTTGATgcagagca
Proteins encoded in this window:
- the LOC131221818 gene encoding uncharacterized protein LOC131221818; protein product: MTGRGGNESAVAEGELKNFPHDIESAGEKLFDCITNPKVSFIRGFEGVGRWSIAEYLIRKSKHVFDLQIPVKLLGEDFSLQKAQKEIASKLGMTTSTDGDSVDEDGIDTETATEICTYLMGQKFLLVIGDVLKDIDFKLIGDPHLRKVLQNGSEIVFVGPNDLKSNVAIKLEDLSMDMLRAEASDIANSPLIKGIFTPDTVLDCFFYLLLFPDFSIGVVWLRWRWRAEGFIITEEGEEEDLMMFDKVDALLRELHVRSKVVYDYPNVKMPKSLAEKAKSLVTSRQRRASTHGRFWIEDGSLPMEDDEVEDIQRMVVLKIPKLSPLPQKCSKLSTLFLSGGDLMIEIPETFFEQIQGLRVLHLDGIVNESIPKSASCLHNLRFLRLSSCPHLQTLLSSFQIFDKLESLELSDGFYSIPSIPDEIFQHMKNLRYLHLDEMQITSLPSSISMLHNLRQLCLTDFKYLERIPDEFFEDLRQLRTLDLRGNSTMESLPSSISGLVNLKELILFECSSLKMNLLPHLRKLSKLEVLVIPSCQSDYYQDYRTERMSDQEVRADGDFL